In one Amaranthus tricolor cultivar Red isolate AtriRed21 chromosome 8, ASM2621246v1, whole genome shotgun sequence genomic region, the following are encoded:
- the LOC130821064 gene encoding 6-phosphogluconate dehydrogenase, decarboxylating 1, which yields MSPPTRIGLAGLAVMGQNLALNIAEKGFPISVYNRTTSKVDETVERAKQEGNLPLYGFHDPESFVNSIQKPRVIIMLVKAGAPVDDTIKTLSVYMEKGDCIIDGGNEWYENTERREKAMAEKGLLYLGMGVSGGEEGARNGPSLMPGGSFDAYKNIEDILLKVAAQVPDSGPCVTYIGKGGSGNFVKMVHNGIEYGDMQLIAEAYDVLKSVGKLSNEELKEVFAEWNRGELLSFLIEITADIFGIKDDKDEGYLVDKVLDKTGMKGTGKWTVQQAADLSVAAPTIAASLDSRFLSGLKDERVEASKVFNAVGVEDIFVDPQVDKKKLIDDVRQALYASKICSYAQGMNLIRAKSVEKGWDLKLGELARIWKGGCIIRAIFLDRIKKAYDRNPNLANLLIDPEFSKEMIERQSAWRRVVCLAINSGISTPGMSSSLAYFDSYRRERLPANLVQAQRDYFGAHTYERVDMSGSFHTEWFKLAKQSKM from the coding sequence ATGTCTCCTCCAACAAGAATCGGTCTAGCTGGTCTAGCAGTTATGGGTCAGAATCTTGCCCTTAACATTGCTGAAAAAGGCTTCCCTATTTCTGTTTACAACCGGACTACATCAAAGGTTGATGAGACTGTCGAACGAGCCAAACAAGAAGGGAACCTGCCTCTCTATGGCTTTCATGACCCTGAATCCTTTGTCAATTCAATCCAAAAACCCCGCGTCATAATTATGCTTGTTAAGGCTGGGGCTCCAGTTGATGATACCATCAAAACTTTGTCTGTCTATATGGAAAAAGGAGACTGCATCATTGATGGTGGTAACGAGTGGTATGAAAATACCGAGAGAAGAGAGAAAGCAATGGCTGAAAAGGGACTCCTCTACCTTGGAATGGGAGTCTCGGGTGGTGAAGAGGGTGCAAGAAATGGACCCTCCTTGATGCCTGGTGGTTCTTTCGATGCTTACAAGAACATCGAGGATATTCTTCTTAAGGTAGCAGCTCAAGTACCCGACAGTGGCCCTTGTGTAACATATATTGGCAAAGGAGGCTCTGGAAACTTTGTTAAGATGGTTCACAACGGAATTGAATATGGTGATATGCAGTTGATTGCAGAGGCTTATGATGTGCTAAAATCAGTCGGAAAGCTTTCTAACGAAGAATTGAAGGAAGTTTTTGCAGAGTGGAACCGAGGAGAGCTTCTTAGCTTCTTGATTGAGATTACAGCggatatttttggaattaaggatGACAAAGATGAAGGATATTTGGTAGATAAAGTCTTAGATAAAACTGGCATGAAGGGTACCGGAAAATGGACAGTTCAGCAAGCTGCTGATTTATCTGTTGCTGCCCCAACAATTGCAGCGTCTTTGGACTCGAGATTTCTCAGTGGTCTGAAAGACGAAAGAGTTGAAGCTTCGAAAGTCTTCAACGCTGTTGGGGTTGAGGATATCTTCGTGGACCCACAAGTCGATAAGAAGAAATTGATTGATGATGTTAGGCAAGCGCTTTACGCTTCGAAAATTTGTAGTTACGCACAAGGAATGAATTTGATTCGTGCAAAGAGTGTCGAGAAAGGTTGGGACTTGAAACTTGGAGAGCTCGCTAGGATATGGAAGGGTGGGTGCATTATCCGTGCTATATTTTTGGACCGCATCAAGAAGGCATACGACAGGAATCCGAACCTTGCAAACCTCCTTATTGACCCGGAGTTCTCAAAGGAGATGATCGAGCGTCAATCTGCTTGGCGTAGGGTTGTCTGCCTTGCCATCAACTCTGGTATCAGCACCCCCGGTATGTCCTCCAGCCTTGCTTATTTTGATTCTTATAGGAGGGAACGACTGCCTGCTAATTTAGTGCAGGCCCAACGAGATTATTTTGGAGCTCACACCTATGAAAGGGTTGATATGTCTGGTTCTTTCCATACCGAATGGTTCAAACTCGCTAAGCAATCCAAAATGTAA
- the LOC130821065 gene encoding protein SOB FIVE-LIKE 4-like, producing MEGGEECSSNESGWTKYIDPSDNSDIDDDDENQHHHHQYHNYGYKISKNNDDDEDDDSITSDASSGPGHRYYGHDVHENHHQHHTSTKSLSSSGKKSSKEGKEINERNTPSGKGKGKGKESILKTNKSSIGLFSKLKKGKKPG from the coding sequence ATGGAAGGTGGAGAAGAATGTAGCAGCAATGAGTCTGGTTGGACCAAATATATTGATCCAAGTGATAATAGtgatattgatgatgatgatgaaaatcaacatcatcatcatcaatatcatAATTATGGCTATAAAATAAGCAagaataatgatgatgatgaagatgatgattccATTACTTCTGATGCCTCATCAGGTCCAGGACATCGGTATTATGGCCATGATGTACATGAAAACCATCATCAACATCATACATCGACCAAGTCTTTATCATCATCAGGGAAGAAATCTAGCAAAGAAGGGAAAGAAATAAATGAAAGAAATACTCCGAGTgggaaaggaaaaggaaaaggaaaagaaagtatATTGAAGACAAATAAATCTAGTATTGGATTATTTTCCAAACTAAAAAAAGGTAAGAAACCTGGTTAA
- the LOC130821066 gene encoding uncharacterized protein LOC130821066 — MLMGLMSIQSLLDLIVAGISLMIGFGIFAFIASVLCSAAFFQHAQYVCA; from the coding sequence ATGTTGATGGGTCTTATGAGTATACAATCCTTATTGGATTTAATTGTAGCAGGCATTTCATTGATGATTGGGTTTGGGATTTTCGCCTTCATTGCGTCTGTACTTTGTTCTGCTGCCTTTTTTCAACACGCCCAATATGTTTGTGCTTAG
- the LOC130821068 gene encoding phytosulfokines 3-like isoform X1: MAPKIYFYHISFVFALFFLLSLEFIHGSRLVPTPQQSNQDISTNQDDCTSMEGEDCLMNKSMIAHTDYIYTQDIKDP, encoded by the exons atGGCACCCAAGATCTACTTCTATCACATATCCTTTGTTTTTGCTCTATTTTTTCTCTTGTCTCTTGAATTTATTCATGGTTCAAGACTTGTTCCTACACCTCAACAATCCAAT CAGGATATAAGCACTAATCAAGATGATTGCACTAGTATGGAAGGAGAAGATTGCTTGATGAACAAGAGTATGATTGCTCATACAGATTATATTTATACTCAAGATATTAAGGATCCATGA
- the LOC130821068 gene encoding phytosulfokines 3-like isoform X2 has product MAPKIYFYHISFVFALFFLLSLEFIHGSRLVPTPQQSNDISTNQDDCTSMEGEDCLMNKSMIAHTDYIYTQDIKDP; this is encoded by the exons atGGCACCCAAGATCTACTTCTATCACATATCCTTTGTTTTTGCTCTATTTTTTCTCTTGTCTCTTGAATTTATTCATGGTTCAAGACTTGTTCCTACACCTCAACAATCCAAT GATATAAGCACTAATCAAGATGATTGCACTAGTATGGAAGGAGAAGATTGCTTGATGAACAAGAGTATGATTGCTCATACAGATTATATTTATACTCAAGATATTAAGGATCCATGA